The following proteins are co-located in the Malus sylvestris chromosome 13, drMalSylv7.2, whole genome shotgun sequence genome:
- the LOC126595964 gene encoding thioredoxin H2-like isoform X1, translated as MGGNTSHIEDSDESPSEHKSRIVAFHSKHQWNTHFAASINSDKLMVIDFTATWCGPCRAMEPIFREYADKFTDVEFIKLDVDELPDVAMEFGVQAMPSFVYMKKGEVVDRIVGARKDELQKKIEKHRRS; from the exons atgggagGTAACACGTCACACATTGAAGACTCGGATGAATCTCCAAGTGAACACAAGTCTCGCATCGTGGCCTTCCATTCCAAGCATCAATGGAACACCCACTTCGCTGCCTCCATAAACAGCGATAAACtg ATGGTGATTGATTTCACGGCTACATGGTGTGGACCTTGTAGAGCCATGGAACCAATTTTCAGAGAGTACGCTGATAAATTCACAGACGTTGAGTTCATCAAGCTTGATGTCGACGAGCTAccg GATGTGGCAATGGAGTTTGGTGTGCAGGCAATGCCTTCATTTGTATATATGAAGAAAGGGGAGGTGGTTGATAGGATCGTAGGGGCCAGGAAAGATGAACTGCAAAAGAAGATTGAGAAACACAGGAGATCATAA
- the LOC126595961 gene encoding uncharacterized protein LOC126595961, whose translation MGVDFYNVLRVNRNATQEDLKKAYKRLAMRWHPDKNLVDNEEAEAKFKQVCQAYDVLSDPQRRQIYDIYGEEGLNCGDPDDIFAEFFGGSGGVGDKVFKKSSVNGEGRNGNLKSKKAAAIESKLVCSLEDLYRGARRKMRISRTVPDGFGKPKTIEEILKIDIKPGWKKGTKITFPEKGNQEPGFSPADLIFVIDEKPHPHFKRDGNDLVVTQKLSLLEALTGAVVNLTTLDGRVLKIPVRDIIKPGHEEVVANEGMPISKDPTKKGNLRVKFDVVFPAKLSAEQKDGLRRVLGGGDT comes from the exons ATGGGTGTGGATTTCTACAACGTGCTGAGAGTGAACCGGAACGCGACCCAGGAGGACCTGAAGAAGGCGTACAAGCGCCTGGCGATGAGGTGGCACCCCGACAAGAACCTGGTCGACAACGAGGAAGCGGAGGCCAAGTTCAAGCAGGTGTGCCAGGCGTACGATGTTCTCAGCGACCCGCAGCGGCGCCAGATCTACGACATCTACGGCGAGGAGGGGCTCAATTGCGGCGACCCGGATGACATTTTCGCCGAGTTTTTCGGCGGATCTGGCGGCGTTGGGGACAAGGTGTTCAAGAAGAGCAGTGTGAATGGCGAAGGGCGTAATGGTAATTTGAAGAGTAAGAAGGCTGCGGCGATAGAGAGCAAGTTGGTGTGCAGTTTGGAGGATCTTTACAGAGGGGCGAGGAGGAAGATGAGGATTTCGAGAACTGTTCCTGATGGGTTCGG TAAGCCAAAGACCATTGAGGAAATCCTAAAGATAGACATCAAGCCTGGCTGGAAGAAGGGTACAAAGATCACATTCCCAGAGAAAGGAAACCAAGAGCCGGGCTTCTCTCCGGCTGATCTCATCTTCGTCATCGACGAGAAACCCCACCCTCATTTCAAGAGGGATGGGAATGACCTTGTGGTCACTCAGAAATTATCCCTACTAGAGGCTCTCACCGGGGCGGTCGTCAATCTGACAACGTTGGATGGAAGGGTTCTCAAGATCCCGGTGAGAGACATAATCAAACCTGGCCATGAGGAGGTGGTTGCTAATGAGGGAATGCCCATCTCTAAAGATCCGACCAAGAAAGGGAACCTCAGGGTCAAGTTCGACGTCGTCTTTCCGGCGAAGCTCAGTGCAGAACAGAAGGATGGTCTGAGGAGAGTGCTGGGCGGAGGTGATACCTAA
- the LOC126596456 gene encoding uncharacterized protein LOC126596456 yields the protein MDLFNTARAVKLRSHLDKYLVADDNKESVRQSRNGTSRKARWTVELVENKSHVVRLKSCHGLYLTATDLPFLLGMTGNKVIQAELDKLVDWKFEWEPIRDGFQVKLRTWCGTYLRANGGPPPWRNSLTHDDPTTTSTQNWILWDVLETEVPASELLLSQQSSFSSFSDELNGSGYGSPVSVISTKSPNSEPSSEKLAKSLKPSSKNLAKQTKSNKFRIGMDFFHKAKAVRLRSHHDKYLLAEEDEESVTQDRNGSSTRARWTVEVVTETDNIIRLKSCFGKYLTASNQPYLLGMTGRKVLQTLPRRLDSSVEWEPVRDGKQVRLKTRYGNFLRANGGLPPWRNSVTHDVPHRTATQDWVLWDVDVVEIQINSPAAKPSGPPPLPHSDSLDFESSSPSGGSVRSSHLSRQESSDSYVASPPKSEGRTIYYHIAEDNGDVDDEAVQGYSMTFKGNGVDELTRKLEEETGIEGIIVCARSPLNHQLFPLRLQLPPNNVTMQVVLVLPDSKAGRDLAKQGLL from the exons ATGGACTTGTTCAACACCGCCAGGGCGGTGAAGCTGCGGAGCCACCTCGACAAGTACCTCGTCGCCGACGACAACAAAGAGTCCGTCCGCCAGAGCCGCAACGGCACCTCCCGAAAGGCCCGGTGGACGGTCGAGCTCGTCGAGAACAAATCCCACGTCGTCCGCCTCAAGAGCTGCCACGGGCTCTACCTCACCGCCACCGACCTCCCTTTCCTTCTTGGCATGACCGGCAATAAAGTCATCCAGGCGGAGTTAGACAAGCTCGTCGACTGGAAGTTCGAGTGGGAGCCCATACGCGACGGGTTCCAGGTCAAGCTGCGAACGTGGTGCGGCACGTACTTGCGCGCCAATGGTGGGCCGCCTCCGTGGCGAAACTCGCTCACTCACGACGACCCCACCACGACATCAACCCAGAACTGGATTCTGTGGGACGTTCTGGAGACGGAGGTTCCGGCGTCAGAGTTGTTGCTCTCGCAGCAGTCGAGTTTTTCGTCGTTTTCCGAcgagcttaacgggtcggggtACGGGTCGCCCGTTTCTGTGATTTCAACCAAGTCGCCTAATTCAGAACCGTCGTCGGAAAAGCTGGCTAAGTCTCTGAAGCCGTCGTCGAAAAATCTAGCTAAGCAG ACGAAATCCAACAAGTTCCGAATCGGAATGGACTTCTTCCACAAGGCCAAGGCGGTGCGCCTCCGCAGCCACCACGACAAGTACCTCCTAGCGGAGGAGGACGAGGAGTCCGTCACCCAGGATCGAAACGGGTCGTCCACGAGGGCACGGTGGACCGTCGAGGTCGTAACCGAAACCGACAACATCATCCGACTCAAGAGCTGCTTCGGTAAGTACCTCACCGCCTCCAACCAGCCTTACCTCCTCGGCATGACCGGCCGGAAAGTGCTCCAGACTCTGCCTCGGCGGCTCGACTCCTCCGTCGAGTGGGAGCCCGTCAGGGATGGCAAGCAGGTCCGGCTCAAGACCCGGTACGGCAACTTCCTCCGAGCAAATGGAGGACTCCCGCCGTGGCGGAACTCGGTGACCCATGATGTTCCTCACAGAACCGCAACTCAGGATTGGGTTCTGTGGGATGTCGATGTTGTGGAGATTCAAATCAACTCTCCGGCTGCTAAGCCGTCCGGCCCGCCACCGCTTCCCCACTCCGATTCTCTGGACTTCGAATCCAGCTCCCCATCAGGCGGTTCCGTCAGATCCAGCCATTTGTCAAGACAAGAG TCGAGTGATTCATATGTGGCGTCGCCGCCGAAGTCGGAAGGGAGGACTATATATTACCATATAGCTGAAGATAACGGCGATGTCGATGATGAGGCAGTGCAGGGCTACTCTATGACTTTCAAAGGAAATGGGGTTGATGAGTTGACTCGTAAGCTCGAGGAGGAGACCGGGATTGAGGGGATCATCGTCTGCGCTCGAAGCCCTTTGAATCACCAGCTCTTTCCACTTCGATTGCAGCTTCCACCAAACAATGTGACAATGCAGGTCGTCCTGGTGTTGCCAGATTCTAAAG CTGGAAGAGATCTTGCAAAACAAGGTTTGTTATAG
- the LOC126596455 gene encoding pentatricopeptide repeat-containing protein At1g59720, chloroplastic/mitochondrial, translating to MVLATTPTPRPRHLPLPNTSNGDSRTHHHAHLLRLLNECTDMSQLKQIHAHTLRTTSPTNPHTLFLHSRILHFSSLADINYAFRVFDQIEKPNSFMWNTLLRACARSSEREEQAILFYCKMLEEGDVFPDEYTFPFVLRACAYLFALSEGKQAHGNAVKLGFDSDVYVSNSLIHLYASCGCLELAEKVFEEMRERRSIVSWNVMIDSYVRVGEFETALKVFGEMQKVFDPDGYTMQSVINACAGLGALYLGMWAHGYVLRKCDSSVANDVLINSSLVDMYCKCGSLKLAQQVFDWMPKRDVTSWNYMILGLALHGQAEAALKCFDRLVETESFAPNSITFVGVLSACNHRGMVEEGRKFFDMMVKDYRIEPRLEHYGCLVDLLARAGFIDEALNLVTTMPVKPDTVIWRSLLDACSKQHEARIELSQEMARQILESSEGDASSGVYVLLSRIYASASRWNDVGSIRKLMEEEGITKEPGCSLIEIDGITHEFFAGDTSHPRSREIFRVLDTINEKLEAVGYAPECSQGDLIDEKRWQSVGVGLHSERIAIAFGLLNLKPGVPIRIFKNLRICNDCHKVTKLISELFDVEIIMRDRARFHHFRDGVCSCMDYW from the coding sequence ATGGTTCTCGCAACCACACCAACCCCACGTCCTCGTCATCTCCCTCTCCCCAACACCAGCAATGGAGACTCCCGCACCCACCACCACGCCCATCTCCTCCGCCTGCTGAACGAATGCACGGACATGTCGCAGCTCAAGCAAATCCACGCCCACACATTGCGCACCACATCGCCCACCAACCCCCACACCCTCTTCCTCCACAGCCGAATCCTGCATTTCTCCTCCCTCGCTGACATCAACTACGCGTTTCGGGTTTTCGACCAGATTGAAAAACCCAATTCGTTTATGTGGAACACTCTCCTCCGGGCCTGCGCTCGAAGCTCCGAGCGCGAAGAGCAGGCAATACTGTTTTACTGCAAAATGCTGGAAGAAGGGGATGTTTTTCCCGACGAATATACTTTCCCGTTTGTTCTCAGAGCTTGTGCGTATTTGTTTGCCTTGTCCGAAGGGAAACAAGCGCATGGAAACGCTGTGAAACTTGGGTTTGATTCGGATGTGTATGTAAGCAACAGTTTGATTCATCTGTATGCGTCTTGTGGGTGTTTGGAGTTGGCAGAGAAGGTGTTTGAGGAAATGCGCGAAAGAAGAAGCATAGTGTCGTGGAATGTTATGATTGACTCGTATGTTCGGGTTGGGGAGTTTGAGACTGCGCTGAAGGTGTTTGGTGAAATGCAGAAGGTGTTTGACCCTGATGGGTACACAATGCAAAGCGTTATAAATGCTTGCGCTGGGTTGGGGGCTTTGTATTTGGGGATGTGGGCTCATGGTTATGTGTTAAGGAAGTGCGACAGTAGTGTAGCTAACGATGTTTTGATCAATTCTTCGTTGGTTGATATGTATTGCAAATGCGGGTCCTTGAAACTTGCTCAGCAAGTATTCGATTGGATGCCTAAACGTGATGTAACTTCATGGAATTATATGATTCTAGGGCTCGCCCTGCACGGGCAAGCTGAGGCAGCTTTGAAGTGTTTTGATCGTTTGGTTGAAACGGAAAGCTTTGCACCCAATTCTATCACATTTGTCGGAGTTCTGAGTGCATGTAATCACAGAGGAATGGTTGAAGAAGGCCGTAAGTTTTTTGATATGATGGTAAAGGACTACAGGATCGAACCAAGGCTAGAACACTACGGATGCCTAGTTGATCTTCTGGCGCGTGCAGGTTTCATCGACGAAGCTTTGAATTTGGTAACAACAATGCCTGTTAAACCCGACACTGTAATATGGAGGAGTCTTCTCGATGCTTGTAGCAAGCAACACGAAGCTCGCATTGAGCTAAGCCAAGAAATGGCCAGGCAGATCCTCGAGTCATCAGAAGGGGATGCTTCTAGCGGTGTTTATGTGCTCTTGTCAAGAATCTACGcctcagctagccgttggaatgACGTCGGATCAATTAGGAAACTAATGGAGGAAGAAGGCATAACAAAAGAGCCGGGGTGTAGTTTGATAGAGATTGATGGTATAACCCACGAGTTTTTTGCTGGAGACACATCGCATCCTCGCAGTAGAGAAATTTTTCGGGTCCTTGATACGATCAACGAGAAGCTGGAGGCAGTAGGGTATGCGCCGGAATGTTCCCAAGGAGATTTGATTGATGAAAAACGATGGCAATCGGTCGGTGTTGGGCTGCACAGCGAGAGAATAGCCATTGCCTTTGGACTGTTGAACTTGAAGCCTGGCGTGCCTATACGTATATTTAAGAATCTGCGGATATGCAACGACTGCCATAAGGTGACCAAATTAATTTCTGAATTATTTGACGTGGAGATTATCATGAGAGATCGTGCTCGATTCCATCACTTTAGAGATGGCGTCTGCTCTTGTATGGATTATTGGTAG
- the LOC126595964 gene encoding thioredoxin H2-like isoform X2, translated as MGGNTSHIEDSDESPSEHKSRIVAFHSKHQWNTHFAASINSDKLMVIDFTATWCGPCRAMEPIFREYADKFTDVEFIKLDVDELPDVAMEFGVQAMPSFVYMKKGEVVDRIVGARKDELQKMIEKHRRS; from the exons atgggagGTAACACGTCACACATTGAAGACTCGGATGAATCTCCAAGTGAACACAAGTCTCGCATCGTGGCCTTCCATTCCAAGCATCAATGGAACACCCACTTCGCTGCCTCCATAAACAGCGATAAACtg ATGGTGATTGATTTCACGGCTACATGGTGTGGACCTTGTAGAGCCATGGAACCAATTTTCAGAGAGTACGCTGATAAATTCACAGACGTTGAGTTCATCAAGCTTGATGTCGACGAGCTAccg GATGTGGCAATGGAGTTTGGTGTGCAGGCAATGCCTTCATTTGTATATATGAAGAAAGGGGAG GTGGTTGATAGGATCGTGGGGGCCAGGAAAGATGAACTGCAGAAGATGATTGAGAAACACAGGAGATCATAa